A single region of the Branchiostoma lanceolatum isolate klBraLanc5 chromosome 1, klBraLanc5.hap2, whole genome shotgun sequence genome encodes:
- the LOC136447644 gene encoding papilin-like isoform X1: MEELPFFVYDHKALVEEGDDLIDAIMFYHPKATPLNSQCALCGQLMGMVRCLEVISGAAPSVYHLQNCKIAVRHTGRFTLALGTSADLPNAAVVKQLDSLYRIFAFYHGSLDAVFKRCGEEKQPFLLAMERIWECYLPYIKHYSRVVPYIFDVIPSVPLPKSAGVLFLRASHILQSCQRKPGVLAGCLLYDSKVLCTQLSPELTSRLLLIKANQSNHPANEVETDFSFPFGVRILSVYLTKKEYRSFSNHSQKLFPTRQRHTAVSSFQSPGGGRTVNRTASGESTQSARFRGVGDGCEADGESSREQSFVAPPFRFTDSIIDKDDTQSSIASNESWGETGSTEAGVGTVLSGGHDSALSGPVQVDGGTSSASSRRASSQSGTSVKSGSNIGALESYEGTLSMSSAELADEREHGGIDEDTSMLVLKVEDHDLPVAQLGGSVSNDSQVRLSDVQLPKVLATDEMQGSRSRNKTLSDAEHGKVRSTEESEQSPVTKERTDSLGLEKDNNDVRSSTKKMCASHNDVATEDNPQEVLPDQPNPSLDDVSRTGAQELDATSGKPTGGCKEESDSLKTSEDSNQDESNQNPQYNNHSNAGGTDVAPELEKCNLTDSREVPDEIVLIDENDVDDSSKRTFVDSESVLKYKNAEDMDTSNELTDTANNEANSSVEVSSEDVHDTEELCMEGLDDVSNLKHADSMQNTDANTSQTFNSTDKRICNGQLETDQSQTLKTSKESINMTATSNNKVSSELRETEVTPTLPDLTPEKQNGGTVLGQDALEVMGSGEFNDPSSVPSLPESSSDQHLTSTVAAGDNLQEGCPDGSDTLEGEDKDGEDIPRRKTSCVDTKLPGLVKAGLYIQGHSHMVLLMLIERNCQNDLPTMQGLWKTSVTQLGELEGQLKEVVFPNSSGATEEGYNYLHFDGFDRLLKGNLQEPVLAPDVLFCNTAQFIHQEFQQSDTLNDVLVRSQSAGVYGSRSLSQETFFQLRGLGRGGQQGVPSPHDPLFNLENRARKKLLKDHHITFF; this comes from the exons ATGGAGGAACTTCCATTCTTCGTCTACGACCACAAGGCGTTGGTAGAAGAGGGTGATGACCTTATAGATGCCATCATGTTCTACCATCCAAAAGCT ACACCGCTGAACTCCCAGTGTGCGCTGTGTGGCCAGCTCATGGGGATGGTACGCTGCCTGGAGGTCATCTCTGGTGCAGCGCCTTCTGTCTATCACTTACAGAACTGCAAGATTGCAGTGAGACACACAGGAAGATTCACACTG GCTTTAGGAACCAGTGCTGACCTCCCCAATGCTGCTGTGGTGAAACAACTGGACAGCTTGTACAGAATATTCGCCTTCTACCACGGCTCCTTGGACGCAGTTTTCAAG AGATGTGGGGAAGAAAAGCAGCCTTTCCTACTTGCCATGGAGAGGATATGGGAGTGTTACCTGCCATACATCAAGCACTACAGCAGAGTGGTGCCTTACATCTTTGATGTCATTCCGTCTGTGCCTTTGCCAAAG TCTGCTGGTGTACTGTTCCTGAGAGCGTCTCACATCCTGCAGTCCTGCCAGAGGAAGCCAGGGGTCCTCGCTGGCTGTCTCCTGTATGATAGTAAAGTTTTATGTACCCAACTCTCTCCAGAGTTGACGTCAAGACTTCTCCTCATCAAGGCCAACCAGAGCAAT CACCCAGCAAACGAGGTTGAAACAG ACTTCAGTTTCCCGTTTGGAGTGCGAATCCTGTCAGTGTACCTCACCAAGAAGGAGTACCGCTCCTTCAGTAACCACTCTCAGAAACTATTCCCCACCCGGCAGAGGCACACGGCCGTCTCTTCCTTCCAGTCCCCAGGAGGGGGGAGGACAGTAAACAGAACAGCCTCCGGGGAGAGTACACAGAGCGCCCGTTTCCGTGGAGTTGGGGACGGGTGTGAAGCCGACGGGGAGAGCTCTAGGGAGCAGAGCTTCGTGGCCCCACCATTTCGTTTTACCGATTCCATCATAGACAAGGATGACACACAGTCAAGCATTGCAAGCAACGAGTCTTGGGGAGAAACGGGGAGTACTGAGGCAGGGGTTGGGACAGTATTGAGTGGCGGACATGACTCTGCGTTAAGTGGACCAGTTCAGGTTGATGGAGGTACATCAAGTGCAAGTTCAAGAAGAGCATCGTCGCAGTCAGGGACCAGTGTTAAGAGCGGCAGTAACATCGGAGCGTTAGAGAGCTACGAAGGAACACTCTCCATGTCTTCTGCTGAGCTTGCAGATGAAAGAGAACATGGTGGAATCGATGAAGACACCTCCATGCTGGTACTGAAAGTCGAGGACCATGACTTGCCTGTGGCACAACTTGGAGGCAGTGTCAGTAATGACAGTCAGGTCAGGTTGTCTGATGTGCAGCTGCCTAAAGTGCTCGCAACTGATGAAATGCAAGGTTCTAGAAGCAGAAACAAGACATTGTCTGATGCCGAACATGGCAAGGTAAGAAGTACTGAGGAATCAGAACAATCTCCTGTCACTAAAGAAAGAACTGACTCTCTAGGATTGGAAAAGGACAATAATGATGTGAGAAGTAGTACTAAGAAAATGTGTGCTTCTCATAATGACGTTGCTACTGAAGACAATCCACAGGAAGTTTTGCCAGACCAACCAAACCCCAGTCTTGATGATGTCAGCAGAACAGGTGCACAAGAACTGGATGCTACCTCAGGGAAACCAACAGGTGGTTGTAAGGAGGAGTCTGATTCGTTGAAAACTTCAGAGGATTCCAACCAAGATGAATCCAATCAGAATCCTCAGTACAATAATCATTCCAATGCAGGAGGCACAGACGTTGCACCAGAATTAGAGAAATGCAATCTAACGGATTCGAGAGAAGTGCCTGATGAAATTGTTTTGATAGATGAGAACGATGTAGATGACAGTTCCAAGAGAACTTTTGTAGATTCAGAATCTGTTCTAAAGTATAAGAATGCAGAGGACATGGACACTTCAAATGAACTCACAGATACAGCAAACAATGAGGCAAACTCCTCTGTTGAAGTATCATCAGAAGATGTTCATGATACAGAAGAACTGTGTATGGAAGGGCTAGACGATGTTTCAAACTTAAAGCATGCAGACTCAATGCAAAACACAGATGCGAACACTTCTCAAACCTTTAACAGTACTGATAAAAGAATCTGCAACGGACAACTAGAAACTGACCAAAGTCAGACTCTGAAGACTTCAAAGGAATCCATAAACATGACAGCAACAAGTAACAACAAGGTCTCGTCCGAGCTGAGAGAAACAGAAGTTACCCCCACCCTTCCGGACTTGACccctgaaaaacaaaatggcggcactgtCCTAGGACAAGATGCTTTAGAGGTCATGGGGTCAGGTGAGTTCAATGACCCCAGCAGTGTACCTTCTTTGCCAGAATCTTCAAGTGACCAGCATTTGACCTCTACTGTAGCAGCAGGGGACAACTTGCAAGAAGGATGCCCGGATGGTTCTGATACACTTGAAGGAGAAGATAAGGATGGCGAAGATATACCAAGGAGGAAGACATCTTGTGTGGACACTAAACTCCCTGGTCTGGTAAAAGCAGGGCTGTACATACAAGGCCATTCACACATGGTGTTGCTCATGTTGATAGAGAGAAATTGTCAGAATGATCTTCCTACAATGCAAGGCCTG TGGAAGACATCAGTGACACAGCTGGGTGAGTTGGAGGGACAGCTGAAAGAAGTGGTCTTCCCAAACTCCTCTGGG GCTACAGAGGAGGGATATAACTATCTTCACTTTGATGGATTTGACAGATTGCTTAAAG GTAACCTACAGGAGCCGGTGCTAGCACCTGACGTGTTGTTCTGTAACACGGCACAGTTCATCCACCAGGAGTTCCAACAGTCTGACACACTCAATGACGTCCTAGTCAG AAGCCAGTCTGCGGGCGTGTACGGGAGCCGTAGTCTGTCGCAGGAGACGTTTTTCCAGCTGCGAGGGCTGGGGCGGGGGGGACAGCAGGGGGTACCGTCCCCGCACGACCCCCTCTTCAACCTGGAGAACAGGGCCAGGAAGAAACTCCTCAAGGACCACCACATCACATTCTTCTAG
- the LOC136447644 gene encoding protein starmaker-like isoform X2 — MEELPFFVYDHKALVEEGDDLIDAIMFYHPKATPLNSQCALCGQLMGMVRCLEVISGAAPSVYHLQNCKIAVRHTGRFTLALGTSADLPNAAVVKQLDSLYRIFAFYHGSLDAVFKRCGEEKQPFLLAMERIWECYLPYIKHYSRVVPYIFDVIPSVPLPKSAGVLFLRASHILQSCQRKPGVLAGCLLYDSKVLCTQLSPELTSRLLLIKANQSNHPANEVETDFSFPFGVRILSVYLTKKEYRSFSNHSQKLFPTRQRHTAVSSFQSPGGGRTVNRTASGESTQSARFRGVGDGCEADGESSREQSFVAPPFRFTDSIIDKDDTQSSIASNESWGETGSTEAGVGTVLSGGHDSALSGPVQVDGGTSSASSRRASSQSGTSVKSGSNIGALESYEGTLSMSSAELADEREHGGIDEDTSMLVLKVEDHDLPVAQLGGSVSNDSQVRLSDVQLPKVLATDEMQGSRSRNKTLSDAEHGKVRSTEESEQSPVTKERTDSLGLEKDNNDVRSSTKKMCASHNDVATEDNPQEVLPDQPNPSLDDVSRTGAQELDATSGKPTGGCKEESDSLKTSEDSNQDESNQNPQYNNHSNAGGTDVAPELEKCNLTDSREVPDEIVLIDENDVDDSSKRTFVDSESVLKYKNAEDMDTSNELTDTANNEANSSVEVSSEDVHDTEELCMEGLDDVSNLKHADSMQNTDANTSQTFNSTDKRICNGQLETDQSQTLKTSKESINMTATSNNKVSSELRETEVTPTLPDLTPEKQNGGTVLGQDALEVMGSGEFNDPSSVPSLPESSSDQHLTSTVAAGDNLQEGCPDGSDTLEGEDKDGEDIPRRKTSCVDTKLPGLVKAGLYIQGHSHMVLLMLIERNCQNDLPTMQGLWKTSVTQLGELEGQLKEVVFPNSSGATEEGYNYLHFDGFDRLLKGNLQEPVPAPDVLFCNTDCHVCCS, encoded by the exons ATGGAGGAACTTCCATTCTTCGTCTACGACCACAAGGCGTTGGTAGAAGAGGGTGATGACCTTATAGATGCCATCATGTTCTACCATCCAAAAGCT ACACCGCTGAACTCCCAGTGTGCGCTGTGTGGCCAGCTCATGGGGATGGTACGCTGCCTGGAGGTCATCTCTGGTGCAGCGCCTTCTGTCTATCACTTACAGAACTGCAAGATTGCAGTGAGACACACAGGAAGATTCACACTG GCTTTAGGAACCAGTGCTGACCTCCCCAATGCTGCTGTGGTGAAACAACTGGACAGCTTGTACAGAATATTCGCCTTCTACCACGGCTCCTTGGACGCAGTTTTCAAG AGATGTGGGGAAGAAAAGCAGCCTTTCCTACTTGCCATGGAGAGGATATGGGAGTGTTACCTGCCATACATCAAGCACTACAGCAGAGTGGTGCCTTACATCTTTGATGTCATTCCGTCTGTGCCTTTGCCAAAG TCTGCTGGTGTACTGTTCCTGAGAGCGTCTCACATCCTGCAGTCCTGCCAGAGGAAGCCAGGGGTCCTCGCTGGCTGTCTCCTGTATGATAGTAAAGTTTTATGTACCCAACTCTCTCCAGAGTTGACGTCAAGACTTCTCCTCATCAAGGCCAACCAGAGCAAT CACCCAGCAAACGAGGTTGAAACAG ACTTCAGTTTCCCGTTTGGAGTGCGAATCCTGTCAGTGTACCTCACCAAGAAGGAGTACCGCTCCTTCAGTAACCACTCTCAGAAACTATTCCCCACCCGGCAGAGGCACACGGCCGTCTCTTCCTTCCAGTCCCCAGGAGGGGGGAGGACAGTAAACAGAACAGCCTCCGGGGAGAGTACACAGAGCGCCCGTTTCCGTGGAGTTGGGGACGGGTGTGAAGCCGACGGGGAGAGCTCTAGGGAGCAGAGCTTCGTGGCCCCACCATTTCGTTTTACCGATTCCATCATAGACAAGGATGACACACAGTCAAGCATTGCAAGCAACGAGTCTTGGGGAGAAACGGGGAGTACTGAGGCAGGGGTTGGGACAGTATTGAGTGGCGGACATGACTCTGCGTTAAGTGGACCAGTTCAGGTTGATGGAGGTACATCAAGTGCAAGTTCAAGAAGAGCATCGTCGCAGTCAGGGACCAGTGTTAAGAGCGGCAGTAACATCGGAGCGTTAGAGAGCTACGAAGGAACACTCTCCATGTCTTCTGCTGAGCTTGCAGATGAAAGAGAACATGGTGGAATCGATGAAGACACCTCCATGCTGGTACTGAAAGTCGAGGACCATGACTTGCCTGTGGCACAACTTGGAGGCAGTGTCAGTAATGACAGTCAGGTCAGGTTGTCTGATGTGCAGCTGCCTAAAGTGCTCGCAACTGATGAAATGCAAGGTTCTAGAAGCAGAAACAAGACATTGTCTGATGCCGAACATGGCAAGGTAAGAAGTACTGAGGAATCAGAACAATCTCCTGTCACTAAAGAAAGAACTGACTCTCTAGGATTGGAAAAGGACAATAATGATGTGAGAAGTAGTACTAAGAAAATGTGTGCTTCTCATAATGACGTTGCTACTGAAGACAATCCACAGGAAGTTTTGCCAGACCAACCAAACCCCAGTCTTGATGATGTCAGCAGAACAGGTGCACAAGAACTGGATGCTACCTCAGGGAAACCAACAGGTGGTTGTAAGGAGGAGTCTGATTCGTTGAAAACTTCAGAGGATTCCAACCAAGATGAATCCAATCAGAATCCTCAGTACAATAATCATTCCAATGCAGGAGGCACAGACGTTGCACCAGAATTAGAGAAATGCAATCTAACGGATTCGAGAGAAGTGCCTGATGAAATTGTTTTGATAGATGAGAACGATGTAGATGACAGTTCCAAGAGAACTTTTGTAGATTCAGAATCTGTTCTAAAGTATAAGAATGCAGAGGACATGGACACTTCAAATGAACTCACAGATACAGCAAACAATGAGGCAAACTCCTCTGTTGAAGTATCATCAGAAGATGTTCATGATACAGAAGAACTGTGTATGGAAGGGCTAGACGATGTTTCAAACTTAAAGCATGCAGACTCAATGCAAAACACAGATGCGAACACTTCTCAAACCTTTAACAGTACTGATAAAAGAATCTGCAACGGACAACTAGAAACTGACCAAAGTCAGACTCTGAAGACTTCAAAGGAATCCATAAACATGACAGCAACAAGTAACAACAAGGTCTCGTCCGAGCTGAGAGAAACAGAAGTTACCCCCACCCTTCCGGACTTGACccctgaaaaacaaaatggcggcactgtCCTAGGACAAGATGCTTTAGAGGTCATGGGGTCAGGTGAGTTCAATGACCCCAGCAGTGTACCTTCTTTGCCAGAATCTTCAAGTGACCAGCATTTGACCTCTACTGTAGCAGCAGGGGACAACTTGCAAGAAGGATGCCCGGATGGTTCTGATACACTTGAAGGAGAAGATAAGGATGGCGAAGATATACCAAGGAGGAAGACATCTTGTGTGGACACTAAACTCCCTGGTCTGGTAAAAGCAGGGCTGTACATACAAGGCCATTCACACATGGTGTTGCTCATGTTGATAGAGAGAAATTGTCAGAATGATCTTCCTACAATGCAAGGCCTG TGGAAGACATCAGTGACACAGCTGGGTGAGTTGGAGGGACAGCTGAAAGAAGTGGTCTTCCCAAACTCCTCTGGG GCTACAGAGGAGGGATATAACTATCTTCACTTTGATGGATTTGACAGATTGCTTAAAG GTAACCTACAGGAGCCGGTGCCAGCACCTGACGTGTTGTTCTGTAACACAGATTGCCATGTGTGTTGTTCCTAA